One window of the Sphaerochaeta associata genome contains the following:
- a CDS encoding AAA family ATPase — MIYANKPCLIVIAGLPGTGKSTISKKLAMELHWPYFDYDTLNASHLKRIEAEYGISDSKLAFYRKWRDTSYETLWAPVIENLNLGIDCILSAPLTREVRDARFFSVLQKDFLERQIYTIGIYLVPDSELHFEMIRSRNSDRDGEIIENWYSYYSNQDTSSPSWDANMKLVLTYRSSDQAFQQALDAIKSRLVE, encoded by the coding sequence ATGATATATGCAAATAAACCTTGCTTGATAGTAATCGCTGGATTACCAGGAACTGGCAAGTCGACTATTTCCAAGAAGCTGGCAATGGAGCTTCATTGGCCGTATTTCGACTATGACACACTTAATGCTTCTCATCTTAAGCGTATTGAAGCAGAATACGGTATCTCAGACAGCAAACTGGCTTTCTATCGAAAATGGCGGGACACAAGCTATGAGACATTATGGGCACCTGTGATAGAAAATTTAAACTTGGGTATTGATTGCATTTTGTCTGCACCTTTGACGAGAGAAGTTCGTGACGCAAGGTTTTTCTCTGTACTTCAAAAAGATTTTTTAGAACGCCAAATATATACGATTGGAATATATCTCGTACCAGATAGCGAACTACATTTTGAAATGATACGGTCTCGCAATTCGGATAGGGACGGGGAGATTATTGAAAACTGGTATTCCTATTACAGTAATCAGGACACCAGTTCTCCCTCCTGGGATGCAAACATGAAATTGGTGTTGACTTATCGAAGTTCGGACCAAGCGTTCCAGCAAGCATTGGATGCGATTAAATCTAGATTAGTGGAGTAA
- a CDS encoding sugar-binding domain-containing protein, which produces MISNEKLFAVAVAYYLNGRRQKEIADEYGVSHVQVGKYLKLAHDRGIVEININPPYVTKDEQKRYSLLFKEIYGLPELVLVPGANSEKHMYSFLVEGASEYLLRSFPKSQTNVGFGLGRTMNEISSYKVRTTDRRNSWRYYPVLNYNLICNRTLDDKLDYFDYRNITENFIRFWGGQTDRNFMELVRQEINQESPTFDVTEYWNSLDIIIGGIGVPFSREPNVRKAMFGEKITGELRGKDITGDYLNYFFDTEGNVYEPIMHGRQMMPWNKIQAVKHKIAIAAGYQKVASIIGLLKCQTVDTLITDVSTARNILEYAK; this is translated from the coding sequence ATGATATCCAACGAAAAACTATTTGCTGTCGCCGTCGCCTACTACCTCAACGGGCGTCGGCAAAAGGAAATTGCAGATGAATATGGTGTCTCACATGTACAGGTTGGCAAATATCTCAAGCTCGCGCATGATCGGGGTATTGTAGAAATCAATATAAATCCTCCCTATGTCACCAAGGACGAACAAAAGCGTTATTCCTTGCTTTTCAAAGAAATCTATGGATTGCCTGAACTTGTTCTTGTCCCTGGTGCGAACAGTGAGAAACATATGTATTCATTTTTGGTGGAAGGAGCTTCAGAGTACCTGTTGCGGTCTTTTCCAAAAAGCCAAACTAATGTTGGATTTGGCTTAGGGAGGACAATGAATGAGATATCCTCTTACAAGGTCAGAACTACAGATCGACGTAATAGTTGGAGATACTATCCAGTATTGAATTACAACTTAATATGTAATCGTACGCTTGACGACAAATTAGACTACTTTGATTATCGGAACATCACTGAGAATTTCATTAGGTTCTGGGGTGGCCAGACAGATCGGAATTTCATGGAGCTCGTCCGCCAGGAGATCAATCAGGAATCCCCAACCTTCGATGTCACCGAGTATTGGAATTCTCTGGACATAATAATCGGTGGTATCGGTGTACCGTTTTCTCGCGAGCCAAATGTCAGAAAGGCGATGTTTGGAGAGAAAATCACCGGTGAGTTGCGAGGCAAGGATATTACAGGAGATTATCTGAATTATTTTTTCGATACTGAAGGAAATGTTTATGAACCGATAATGCATGGACGCCAAATGATGCCCTGGAATAAGATACAGGCTGTCAAGCACAAGATTGCCATCGCTGCTGGATATCAGAAAGTTGCGAGCATCATCGGTCTCTTAAAGTGTCAGACTGTTGATACGCTTATCACTGATGTATCAACAGCCCGAAATATTTTGGAGTACGCAAAATGA
- a CDS encoding class II fructose-bisphosphate aldolase, with product MALVTLDYLMKKAMKGNYAIGAFNFFTYENLIGIGLAAQRKNSPVIAMASVGAMKIMGEKGTVGACYGVARDYDVDMVLHLDHATDYDLIRRCVDNGFTSVMIDASSKVYQENVDITAQVVEYAAKYGVSVEAELGHVGGQEDHIKVDEREALFTVPEDAKRFIKDTGVDALAIAVGTVHGFYKSEPKLDFPRIARIHELVPTIPLVLHGGTGVSDDDFKKAIQLGVRKINVGTELKVHGVFDVSKQAYASDSGSDPRSVSVKVIEACAKIVESRIDVIGSVGKL from the coding sequence ATGGCTTTAGTAACTTTAGATTATCTAATGAAAAAGGCAATGAAGGGAAATTATGCAATTGGTGCATTCAATTTCTTCACCTATGAGAATTTGATTGGAATTGGGCTCGCTGCACAGCGTAAAAATAGCCCAGTCATAGCCATGGCATCAGTGGGAGCCATGAAAATAATGGGGGAGAAAGGGACAGTCGGAGCTTGTTACGGAGTAGCACGTGATTATGATGTTGATATGGTGCTTCACCTTGATCATGCAACCGATTATGATCTAATCCGTCGTTGTGTCGACAATGGATTCACTTCAGTGATGATTGATGCCTCTAGCAAGGTTTATCAGGAAAACGTTGATATCACTGCCCAAGTTGTTGAATATGCAGCAAAGTATGGTGTTTCAGTTGAAGCTGAGCTGGGTCATGTTGGTGGTCAGGAAGATCATATCAAAGTCGATGAGCGCGAAGCGCTATTCACCGTTCCTGAAGATGCAAAACGTTTCATCAAGGATACCGGTGTCGACGCTTTGGCTATAGCTGTAGGTACCGTCCATGGTTTTTACAAGAGCGAACCAAAGCTTGACTTTCCTCGTATCGCTCGAATTCATGAATTGGTTCCCACAATACCATTAGTTCTTCATGGGGGAACAGGTGTTTCTGACGATGATTTTAAGAAAGCAATACAACTGGGAGTTCGCAAAATCAATGTCGGTACAGAGCTGAAGGTACATGGAGTCTTTGATGTTTCCAAGCAGGCATACGCTTCTGATTCTGGTTCAGATCCACGTTCGGTTTCCGTCAAAGTCATCGAAGCCTGTGCAAAAATTGTCGAAAGTAGAATTGATGTGATTGGAAGTGTTGGAAAGCTTTGA